A genomic region of uncultured Roseibium sp. contains the following coding sequences:
- a CDS encoding aminotransferase class V-fold PLP-dependent enzyme, protein MTHKTGTAIDHFKADLNSPDLVARLRAGLIGEGAQITGPLGEREMIYADYVASGRALRQIEDFVLEEVLPVYANSHTEASYCGSAMTRMREASRAEIARVCGADGSYATIFCGSGATAGLNRLVHLLGVSEAVRRGERPLVLLGPYEHHSDILPWRESGAEVIEIGEDEAGGPDLQDLEARLLACGRKRLVIGAFSMMSNVTGIVTDDLAVTSLLKKHGALSVWDCAGSGPYLPIDMQSGTDAQKDAVVVSPHKFLGGPAASGVMIVRKDAVRRDVPVFPGGGSVRFVSPWGHDYTTDLCAREEAGTPNVIGDIRACLAFLVKEAIGQDLMDARNAAWRGKALAVWQENPAIEIMGNPQARHVLPVFSFRMRDLERGGYIHQQLVTRMLSDAYGIQARGGCACAGPYAHRLLSIGPDESDRLRQGILAGEELKKPGWTRLNFSVLLTADKVDRIISAVDELARSPYPLADWYECDRETARFKAVRTAA, encoded by the coding sequence ATGACACACAAGACCGGAACGGCAATCGATCATTTCAAGGCAGATTTGAATTCACCGGATCTCGTTGCGCGGCTGCGGGCAGGACTGATCGGAGAGGGAGCCCAGATCACGGGTCCGCTCGGTGAGCGCGAGATGATCTATGCCGACTATGTCGCGTCCGGCCGGGCGCTGCGCCAGATCGAGGATTTCGTTCTGGAAGAGGTGCTGCCGGTTTACGCCAACTCTCACACGGAGGCATCCTATTGCGGGAGTGCCATGACACGGATGCGCGAAGCCTCGCGGGCGGAAATCGCGCGCGTCTGCGGCGCGGACGGTTCGTACGCCACCATTTTCTGCGGTTCCGGCGCAACGGCCGGTCTCAACAGGCTGGTTCACCTGCTGGGCGTGAGCGAGGCGGTTAGAAGAGGCGAACGGCCGCTTGTGCTTCTCGGGCCGTATGAACACCATTCGGATATTCTGCCGTGGCGCGAAAGCGGGGCTGAAGTCATCGAGATCGGAGAAGACGAGGCGGGCGGTCCTGATCTCCAGGACCTTGAGGCAAGACTGCTGGCCTGTGGCAGGAAAAGACTGGTGATCGGCGCCTTTTCCATGATGTCCAACGTCACCGGCATCGTGACGGACGATCTCGCCGTGACGAGTCTTCTCAAGAAACATGGCGCGTTGAGCGTCTGGGACTGCGCCGGCTCGGGTCCGTATCTTCCGATCGACATGCAAAGCGGCACGGATGCGCAAAAGGATGCCGTCGTGGTGTCGCCGCACAAGTTCCTCGGCGGACCAGCGGCCTCCGGTGTGATGATCGTCCGCAAGGACGCCGTGAGACGGGATGTGCCGGTTTTCCCGGGCGGCGGCAGCGTCCGCTTCGTGTCCCCTTGGGGCCATGACTACACCACCGATTTGTGCGCACGCGAGGAAGCCGGAACCCCGAACGTGATCGGAGACATCCGGGCCTGCCTTGCCTTTCTCGTGAAGGAAGCCATCGGGCAGGACCTGATGGATGCCAGAAACGCCGCCTGGCGGGGCAAGGCGCTGGCGGTCTGGCAGGAAAACCCGGCGATCGAGATCATGGGAAATCCGCAGGCACGCCATGTCCTGCCGGTCTTTTCATTCCGGATGCGCGATCTGGAGCGCGGCGGTTACATCCATCAGCAACTGGTGACGCGAATGCTCTCGGATGCTTACGGTATCCAGGCGCGGGGAGGGTGTGCGTGCGCCGGCCCCTACGCACACCGCCTGCTTTCGATCGGGCCCGACGAATCGGATAGATTGCGACAGGGCATCCTGGCCGGAGAAGAACTGAAGAAACCGGGGTGGACGCGGTTGAATTTTTCCGTTCTGCTCACCGCAGACAAGGTGGACAGGATCATTTCTGCGGTCGATGAGCTTGCACGCTCACCCTATCCGCTTGCGGACTGGTACGAATGCGACCGGGAAACGGCGCGTTTCAAGGCAGTCAGAACCGCTGCTTGA
- a CDS encoding class II glutamine amidotransferase has translation MCRWAAWSGAPRYLEEVICDPAHSLIDQSRNALSCKTAVNADGFGVAWYGDRETPCLYKDVRPAWSDPNLLQIARHIRSGHFLAHVRASTGTATTRDNCHPFTHERWAFMHNGQVGGYEKVRRRLDNMIPDDLYRHRMGGTDSECLFLIALAYGLRLHPRAAMARVVHEAEALSRYAGEKPHMRFASAWSDGNTLYAARYASDNVPPTLYYRQFDDGVMVVSEPLDEAPSRWVEVPQGHMIEVKDGEVRQVAFLSEENLVG, from the coding sequence ATGTGCCGATGGGCGGCCTGGAGTGGCGCACCGAGATATCTGGAAGAGGTCATCTGCGATCCGGCCCACTCGCTGATCGATCAAAGCCGGAATGCGCTGTCCTGCAAGACCGCGGTCAACGCGGACGGGTTCGGCGTTGCCTGGTATGGCGACCGGGAAACACCGTGTTTGTACAAGGACGTACGGCCGGCCTGGTCCGACCCCAATCTGCTTCAGATCGCACGGCACATCCGCTCTGGGCACTTCCTGGCGCATGTGCGTGCGTCGACGGGCACGGCAACGACCCGGGACAACTGCCACCCCTTCACCCACGAGCGCTGGGCATTCATGCACAACGGTCAGGTCGGCGGCTATGAAAAGGTCAGACGGCGTCTCGACAACATGATCCCGGATGACCTTTACCGACACCGCATGGGCGGGACGGACAGCGAGTGCCTGTTCCTGATCGCGCTGGCCTATGGTCTGCGGCTGCATCCGCGTGCCGCCATGGCGCGCGTGGTTCACGAGGCGGAGGCCCTGTCCCGCTACGCCGGAGAAAAACCCCATATGCGCTTTGCCTCCGCATGGTCGGACGGCAACACGCTCTATGCCGCGCGTTACGCGTCCGACAACGTCCCGCCGACGCTCTATTACCGGCAGTTCGATGACGGGGTCATGGTTGTTTCCGAGCCGCTCGACGAAGCGCCCAGCCGCTGGGTTGAAGTCCCACAGGGACACATGATCGAGGTAAAGGATGGCGAGGTTCGGCAGGTCGCCTTCCTGAGCGAGGAAAATCTTGTCGGCTGA
- a CDS encoding STAS/SEC14 domain-containing protein — translation MYKILPRSNGAILGVEISGKLDIGQEKDLTAEAEKMIEEHDKISILVVLGDQVSVSFEAAASDIKWMLTHMRHLRKVAIVADSKFLQTLVSVDAFFAKAVGIEEMHYSTDEIETAWHWIES, via the coding sequence ATGTACAAGATTCTTCCCCGCAGCAATGGTGCCATACTCGGCGTCGAGATCTCCGGCAAGCTCGACATCGGCCAGGAAAAAGACCTGACCGCCGAAGCCGAAAAAATGATCGAGGAGCACGACAAGATCAGCATTCTGGTCGTGCTTGGCGATCAGGTCAGCGTCTCATTCGAGGCTGCCGCCTCCGATATCAAGTGGATGCTGACCCACATGCGTCACTTGCGGAAAGTCGCCATCGTTGCGGACAGCAAATTTCTCCAAACGCTCGTGTCAGTGGATGCGTTCTTTGCGAAGGCGGTCGGGATCGAGGAAATGCACTATTCCACGGACGAGATCGAAACCGCATGGCACTGGATCGAGAGCTGA